From one Pseudanabaena sp. FACHB-2040 genomic stretch:
- a CDS encoding cellulose biosynthesis cyclic di-GMP-binding regulatory protein BcsB — MKLPNQQLRRRSWRRSSIPTSSRRSGKTSGFWSGRRSGWLAWGAGLGCLTLLLCLQMPQVMAQSNEAVQKQEDEVIREYSLPSPAPQAPVVRPRPRPAEPPARSAPASPPSRQASPAPSPRPSAPARPQPALATPAPAAPTPEPEEPTPAASSTPAQPASSQYVLQFNRSPVVGNALQLGGVLSQARLGFTRPRNWQVNSAKVLIRFRHSPALVASRSNLTVRLNNSHLGSLPLNRKPDEIGNVLFDVPANLIQDYNTLIIRAQQHTSEECTDPTDPTLWTEILPDSQVVMNYQPQDVALDFANFPYPFLDDLGLEADQLTYLRPKSVDNLWLTAAGRFQAAASRLTNFRAIETRLVNGLDDIGAESGVVVLGTPAEQPALAQLALPFAIKDNKVLDGSGQALPNGVGVLMLTTTADGSHPVLVATGNDSPAVLKAVQMLAQPVDRQLATGQAVLVNEVADVPSPAPRDWPGYLPAEGNRLQLSDLLTADGKPYQDITVNGLPAPPPISIPLHTLPDDQFLKGSNFTLRYSYGPNIDTRRSSVTVRINGQGVGGERLSSAKGGSDSITVEVPPAVMSPTSTLEVQFFTYPQTAVIACGEVPDQPMWATVHGDSSFNLQRTNIVQLPDLRHLQVGFPLAAPQDLSQMAFVLPDNPSDAEVLTLLQVSGRLGRLSQADSVKLGVYLAGGLPNNVREQQNLVGIGLRNRFPIPEVFQQPDRFSLGERFLRRQNQSLVQTLPDNAGVIQAVASPWSRDRILLGLTGQSEQGLADIRQLFRRDELFSKLEGDTVLVKRTTANPAEFSDSDFAVTTLTQNQPREINRSGPVTRTVSFMQANWFLLPTGLVLLALIAYGVSQLYLNRISKSGELQ; from the coding sequence TTGAAGCTCCCGAATCAGCAGCTTCGGCGGCGGAGCTGGCGGCGATCCTCAATCCCAACTAGCTCCCGTCGATCTGGCAAAACTTCTGGTTTCTGGTCAGGTCGGCGCTCAGGCTGGCTAGCCTGGGGGGCAGGCTTAGGCTGCTTGACCCTGCTGCTCTGTCTGCAAATGCCTCAGGTCATGGCTCAGTCCAATGAGGCGGTGCAAAAGCAGGAAGACGAGGTCATTCGAGAGTACTCCTTGCCCAGTCCCGCGCCCCAAGCCCCCGTCGTCAGACCCCGGCCTCGGCCCGCTGAACCCCCTGCACGGTCTGCTCCGGCCTCGCCGCCGTCCCGACAGGCCTCGCCTGCTCCATCGCCCCGGCCCTCAGCACCGGCTAGACCCCAACCTGCCCTAGCTACCCCGGCCCCAGCTGCGCCCACGCCAGAACCAGAGGAGCCAACGCCAGCAGCCTCGTCAACGCCAGCCCAACCGGCTTCAAGCCAGTATGTCCTGCAGTTTAACCGCAGCCCAGTTGTGGGCAATGCCTTGCAGCTAGGAGGGGTGCTCTCGCAGGCCCGGCTAGGCTTTACCCGGCCTCGCAACTGGCAGGTCAACTCGGCTAAGGTGCTGATTCGCTTCCGCCACTCTCCGGCTCTAGTTGCCAGTCGGTCTAACCTGACGGTGAGGCTGAACAACTCCCATCTGGGCAGCTTGCCGCTCAACCGCAAGCCGGACGAAATCGGCAACGTTCTCTTTGATGTGCCAGCTAACCTCATTCAGGACTACAACACCCTGATTATCCGAGCTCAGCAGCACACGTCTGAGGAGTGTACCGACCCGACTGATCCCACCCTGTGGACTGAAATCTTGCCCGACTCCCAGGTCGTGATGAACTATCAGCCCCAGGATGTTGCTCTAGACTTTGCTAACTTTCCCTATCCCTTCCTGGATGACCTGGGGTTAGAAGCCGATCAGCTGACCTACCTGCGCCCCAAATCGGTCGATAACCTTTGGCTGACTGCAGCGGGTCGTTTTCAAGCCGCTGCCTCCAGGTTGACTAACTTCCGAGCCATTGAGACTCGCCTGGTGAATGGCCTGGATGACATTGGAGCCGAATCTGGGGTGGTTGTGCTGGGGACTCCGGCAGAGCAGCCTGCCCTAGCTCAGCTAGCGCTGCCGTTTGCGATTAAAGACAACAAAGTTTTAGACGGCAGTGGTCAGGCTTTACCCAACGGTGTGGGCGTCCTCATGCTAACGACCACAGCTGATGGCAGTCATCCGGTATTAGTGGCCACGGGTAACGATTCGCCTGCTGTTCTCAAGGCGGTACAGATGCTGGCCCAACCCGTTGATCGGCAGCTCGCGACTGGCCAGGCAGTGCTAGTAAACGAGGTGGCTGACGTCCCTTCTCCTGCACCTAGGGACTGGCCGGGGTATTTGCCAGCTGAAGGGAATCGACTGCAGTTGAGCGATCTTCTGACAGCAGACGGCAAGCCCTACCAAGACATCACGGTAAATGGGTTGCCGGCACCCCCCCCGATTTCTATACCCCTGCATACTTTGCCCGACGATCAGTTTCTCAAAGGCAGTAATTTTACGCTCCGCTACAGCTACGGCCCCAATATCGATACGCGGCGTTCCTCTGTGACTGTTCGGATCAACGGTCAGGGGGTTGGCGGTGAGCGGCTATCGTCGGCTAAAGGTGGTAGTGACTCTATTACGGTAGAGGTGCCGCCTGCAGTTATGTCGCCCACGTCAACGCTGGAGGTTCAGTTTTTTACCTACCCTCAAACAGCGGTGATTGCCTGTGGGGAGGTGCCCGACCAGCCGATGTGGGCAACGGTTCATGGCGACAGCAGCTTTAATCTGCAGCGCACCAACATTGTGCAATTGCCTGATCTTAGGCATTTACAGGTTGGGTTCCCACTGGCGGCCCCCCAGGATTTGTCGCAGATGGCTTTTGTGCTGCCAGACAATCCTTCTGACGCCGAGGTGCTGACCCTGCTTCAGGTCAGTGGCCGGCTGGGTCGTCTCAGTCAAGCCGATTCAGTCAAGCTAGGAGTGTATCTGGCAGGCGGATTGCCAAATAATGTGCGAGAGCAGCAAAACCTGGTGGGCATTGGGCTTCGCAACCGATTTCCAATTCCTGAGGTGTTTCAACAGCCAGATCGTTTTTCGCTAGGAGAACGGTTTTTGCGGCGACAAAATCAAAGCCTGGTGCAAACCCTGCCTGACAACGCAGGCGTGATTCAGGCAGTTGCGTCTCCCTGGAGTCGCGATCGCATCTTGTTAGGTCTGACCGGCCAAAGTGAACAGGGGCTGGCCGACATTCGCCAGCTGTTCCGCCGAGACGAGCTTTTCTCCAAGCTTGAAGGGGACACAGTGCTGGTGAAGCGAACCACAGCCAACCCAGCTGAATTTAGCGACAGTGATTTTGCAGTGACGACCCTGACGCAAAACCAGCCGCGCGAGATTAATCGCAGCGGCCCGGTGACCCGTACCGTCTCCTTCATGCAGGCCAACTGGTTTTTACTGCCGACTGGCCTAGTGCTGCTGGCCCTGATTGCCTACGGTGTTTCCCAGCTCTATCTCAATCGGATTAGTAAATCAGGAGAACTGCAATGA
- a CDS encoding glycosyltransferase family 2 protein: MTNPSPQTNAPLPGHRFTWFSDLVDALPIWMERTLGGRGQRSVLWLLLLALIFSLPLIITPLPLRQQTVLAGILIALGWLLVWLEERQKRQQTSAHMHLLLMWLSIVVTLRYLYYRTFNTLNLDGWVNAIFSLLLYGAELYAIVTLLLAYFQTLKIKDRKAVDISHIPQEQWQSVDIYIPTYNEDVEIVRKTALAAIAISYPANKKHVYILDDGRKYPQRREQLRRLCQEIGCTLMTRDNNDHAKAGNINHAMRRTPGDLILILDCDHIPSRNILINTVGFFLNPKVSLVQTPHWFYNPDPFERNLLTQGRVPVGNELFYKILQRGNDFWNAAFFCGSAAVVRKSHVLEIGGIAVETVTEDCHTSLRLHMLGYETVYYDKIMVAGLAPEKFSSYIGQQVRWARGMAQILRLEWPLFNRKLTIPQRICYTSATTHFFFGFPRLMYAIAPIAFLVFGINSVRGLGLETLTYALPSILLALNANYIIHRGVRFSFWNEIFEYAMAFQDGLVTFMALLNPKLGSFNVTDKGLQVTRRTFDWGSVRVLLIAGLLSVLSLLMVPFWLVTELQTWDAVLINAIWCMVNVLLLSAAILVALEQPQLRQSHRLDRHLPAIIYAGPETFTGVTLDISETGARVILKNWPNLPDAIDVELHGDYGARAFVSGRVIRVTPRSEDDVILAVAFEDMTPVQHDALVVVLYSDVKEWYSQTRNIADRPLESIKFLATSLLRAFREPKPMESVQVRKRIQTPGQVYIEGQYFPSTALEINSRTLQLAISPDHLLSLHPEVFTQGQAVGVVVMPTPEPADAVKLVAQVERLDRSGEAPLLEVSFPKVLDSRQGQRIKTLLYSLNDSAVVV, encoded by the coding sequence ATGACCAACCCCTCTCCTCAAACCAATGCTCCCCTTCCGGGTCACCGGTTTACTTGGTTTAGCGATCTGGTTGACGCCCTGCCGATCTGGATGGAGCGGACCCTCGGTGGACGTGGTCAGCGCAGCGTCCTGTGGCTGCTGCTGCTGGCCCTGATCTTTTCCCTGCCGCTAATCATTACGCCGCTACCGTTGCGCCAGCAGACTGTGCTGGCGGGCATTTTAATCGCTCTAGGCTGGTTGCTAGTATGGCTGGAGGAACGCCAAAAACGGCAGCAAACCAGTGCCCACATGCACCTGCTATTGATGTGGCTCAGCATAGTAGTCACCCTGCGCTACCTGTACTACCGGACGTTTAATACCCTGAACCTAGATGGTTGGGTCAATGCGATCTTTAGCCTGCTGCTCTACGGGGCAGAACTCTATGCGATTGTGACCCTGCTCCTGGCCTATTTTCAGACGCTCAAAATTAAGGACCGCAAGGCGGTCGATATCTCCCACATTCCCCAGGAGCAGTGGCAAAGCGTTGATATTTACATTCCCACTTACAACGAAGACGTTGAGATCGTTCGCAAGACGGCCCTAGCAGCCATTGCAATCAGCTATCCGGCGAACAAAAAACACGTCTATATCTTGGATGATGGGCGCAAGTATCCTCAGCGGCGGGAGCAACTGCGGCGGCTGTGCCAGGAAATTGGCTGCACTCTGATGACGCGGGACAATAATGACCACGCCAAGGCAGGCAATATCAACCACGCCATGCGGCGCACCCCCGGGGATTTAATCCTGATTTTGGACTGCGACCACATTCCCAGCCGCAATATTTTGATTAACACCGTGGGCTTTTTCCTCAACCCCAAGGTGTCTTTGGTGCAGACGCCCCACTGGTTCTATAACCCCGACCCCTTTGAGCGCAACCTGCTGACCCAGGGTCGAGTTCCTGTGGGCAATGAGCTGTTCTACAAGATTTTGCAGCGGGGGAACGACTTTTGGAATGCGGCCTTTTTCTGTGGGTCGGCGGCGGTGGTTCGCAAGAGCCATGTGCTGGAGATCGGCGGCATTGCTGTAGAGACGGTGACAGAAGACTGTCATACCTCCCTACGGCTGCACATGCTGGGCTATGAGACGGTCTACTACGACAAAATCATGGTCGCTGGGTTAGCCCCTGAGAAATTCTCGTCTTACATTGGTCAGCAGGTCCGCTGGGCCCGTGGCATGGCCCAAATTTTGCGCTTGGAATGGCCGCTATTTAACCGTAAGCTGACTATTCCCCAGCGCATCTGCTACACCTCAGCCACCACCCACTTCTTTTTTGGGTTTCCTCGGCTGATGTATGCGATCGCACCCATTGCTTTTCTAGTATTTGGCATTAACTCTGTGCGGGGTCTGGGGCTAGAGACCCTGACCTATGCCCTGCCCTCGATATTGCTGGCCCTTAACGCCAACTACATCATTCACAGAGGCGTTCGTTTCTCCTTTTGGAACGAAATCTTTGAGTATGCTATGGCCTTTCAAGATGGCTTAGTGACGTTTATGGCCCTGCTCAATCCCAAGCTGGGTTCATTCAACGTCACCGACAAAGGATTGCAGGTAACTCGCCGCACCTTTGATTGGGGCTCTGTCCGAGTGCTGCTGATCGCTGGGCTCTTGAGCGTGCTGTCGCTGTTGATGGTGCCCTTCTGGCTAGTGACCGAGCTACAAACCTGGGATGCTGTATTGATTAACGCCATTTGGTGCATGGTCAATGTGCTGCTGCTGAGTGCGGCCATTCTAGTGGCCCTAGAGCAACCCCAGCTGCGGCAGTCCCATCGACTGGATCGTCATCTGCCCGCTATTATCTATGCCGGGCCAGAAACGTTTACTGGGGTCACCCTAGACATTAGTGAAACCGGAGCCCGGGTCATTCTCAAGAACTGGCCTAACTTGCCCGATGCCATTGATGTTGAGCTGCATGGAGACTACGGAGCCAGAGCTTTTGTCAGCGGTCGGGTCATTCGAGTGACTCCGCGTAGCGAAGACGACGTCATCTTAGCCGTCGCGTTTGAAGACATGACTCCAGTTCAGCACGATGCTCTGGTAGTGGTGCTCTACTCCGACGTCAAAGAGTGGTACTCCCAAACTAGAAACATTGCAGACAGACCGTTGGAGTCGATTAAATTCCTGGCAACCAGCTTGCTGAGGGCATTTCGGGAACCCAAACCAATGGAATCTGTGCAGGTTCGCAAGCGCATTCAAACGCCTGGTCAGGTTTACATTGAGGGGCAGTACTTTCCCTCCACAGCGCTGGAAATTAACAGCCGCACGCTGCAGCTAGCTATTAGCCCAGACCATCTCCTGTCCCTTCACCCGGAAGTGTTTACCCAGGGGCAGGCAGTGGGCGTCGTAGTCATGCCAACCCCCGAACCCGCTGACGCTGTTAAGCTGGTGGCTCAGGTGGAGCGGCTAGATCGCTCAGGGGAAGCTCCTCTGCTGGAGGTGTCTTTTCCAAAGGTGCTAGATTCGCGGCAGGGTCAGCGCATTAAAACGCTGCTCTATAGCCTCAACGATTCTGCTGTCGTAGTCTAA
- a CDS encoding SMP-30/gluconolactonase/LRE family protein: MPPANYPLDNVLEARSRLGESTLWDAEQNLLYWVDIYNHRVHKFDPTSGQDQFFEVGDVVGPIALAGPSQLIIGQRDRIAFLNTQDGKLTPILTIEADKPDNRFNDGKCDPQGRFWFGSISQDPKQASLYRYDPDGSLQVMETGLTISNGLGWSPDETTFYLTDSAEQKIYAYRFDAAIGSIQDRRVLIDLSDEGAEPDGMAMDAEGCIWTAMWNGWCVIRFDPDGKEMMRVKMPVQCPTCCTFGGQDLTELYITTASVGLSQQEIEQGFYAGDLFRLQTDVVGMPSYHFGQSS; encoded by the coding sequence ATGCCTCCTGCAAACTATCCTCTCGACAACGTATTAGAAGCCCGTTCTCGCTTAGGTGAATCCACTCTTTGGGACGCTGAGCAAAACCTGCTCTATTGGGTCGATATCTATAACCACCGGGTTCACAAGTTCGACCCAACCTCAGGGCAGGATCAATTTTTTGAAGTAGGAGATGTCGTCGGACCAATCGCCCTGGCAGGCCCCAGTCAGCTAATTATCGGCCAGCGCGATCGCATTGCCTTCCTCAACACTCAAGACGGCAAACTGACGCCGATCCTGACTATTGAGGCCGATAAGCCAGACAATCGGTTTAATGACGGTAAGTGCGACCCTCAGGGGCGTTTCTGGTTTGGCTCTATCTCCCAAGATCCGAAGCAGGCTAGTCTCTACCGCTATGATCCTGACGGATCTCTGCAGGTGATGGAGACGGGCCTAACCATCTCCAATGGCTTAGGCTGGAGCCCCGACGAAACAACTTTTTACCTGACGGATTCAGCCGAACAGAAGATTTACGCCTACCGTTTTGATGCCGCAATCGGCTCCATTCAAGATCGGCGTGTTTTGATCGATTTAAGCGATGAAGGGGCTGAGCCAGACGGCATGGCAATGGATGCAGAAGGCTGTATCTGGACAGCCATGTGGAACGGATGGTGCGTGATTCGCTTTGACCCTGACGGCAAAGAAATGATGCGAGTCAAGATGCCGGTGCAGTGCCCAACCTGTTGCACCTTTGGGGGCCAAGACTTGACCGAACTTTACATCACGACAGCGTCTGTAGGGCTAAGCCAGCAGGAAATTGAGCAAGGCTTCTACGCTGGCGATCTTTTCCGCCTACAAACTGATGTCGTTGGAATGCCCAGCTATCACTTCGGCCAATCCAGCTAG
- a CDS encoding YbjN domain-containing protein, producing MEFKTPAQKEIYERISPWMNELFSESVITFEDEPLFIVNFGSAVASTRVVPWGEDEALITTRSYVVTDLEVTPDLTFFLLRENNGIYFGRFALDDENDIVFEHSLVGSACNLIELKHSVMTVIRIADDYDDEIVTRWGGKRALDRWSS from the coding sequence ATGGAGTTTAAGACCCCTGCTCAAAAGGAAATCTATGAGCGCATCTCGCCATGGATGAACGAACTGTTTAGTGAGTCGGTTATCACCTTTGAGGATGAACCTCTCTTTATTGTGAATTTTGGTTCGGCAGTGGCTTCGACCCGGGTTGTGCCTTGGGGTGAAGATGAAGCTCTAATTACCACCCGGTCCTATGTGGTTACGGATCTGGAGGTCACACCGGATCTGACTTTTTTTCTACTTCGAGAGAATAATGGGATTTACTTTGGTCGGTTTGCCCTGGATGATGAAAATGACATTGTGTTTGAGCACAGTCTGGTTGGGTCTGCCTGCAACCTGATTGAGCTGAAGCACTCGGTGATGACCGTTATTCGCATTGCCGATGACTACGATGACGAGATCGTAACCCGCTGGGGCGGTAAACGAGCGCTCGATCGCTGGTCGTCTTAA
- a CDS encoding GTP-binding protein, which translates to MSYSDGLPPDEGEGAANPNSDQEPTWEDVEQELDQIVLDVQDLQVDLNYQRAQDVLRSLVSRLNLTDRERTGLEDALQSLNGLLSKLENTVVHIAVFGLVGRGKSSILNALLGQEIFETGPTHGVTQHVESTRWQVNREALGDHPEQDLVRVSLKSIGNSRIELIDTPGLDEVAGAAREALARQVAHQVDLILFVTAGDLTRVEYEALRSLREASKPILLIFNKVDQYPEADRQMIYETLRDQRVRDLISPDEIVMTAAAPLVARALEQPDGRTVPQLRRGAPQVQDLKLKILDILHREGKSLIALNTLIYANEVNEQILERKRQICDRIADETIWNATMIGAMAIALNPIMMVDLISGAVIDVVLIVALSRLYGLPMTQQGALRLLRQIALGLGGISISEFLITFGLSSLKGLLGASAVATGGLSLAPYIPIAITQAAVAGVSTYSVGQVTKAYLTNGASWGVDGPKAVVSQILESLDEDSILNRIKDELRARLDLRARRP; encoded by the coding sequence ATGTCTTATTCTGACGGCCTCCCCCCTGATGAAGGTGAAGGGGCTGCTAATCCAAATTCTGATCAAGAACCCACCTGGGAGGATGTCGAACAGGAGTTAGACCAGATTGTTCTAGACGTCCAGGATCTGCAGGTTGATCTCAACTACCAGCGGGCACAGGATGTGCTGCGCTCTCTGGTGAGCCGACTTAACCTCACCGATCGAGAACGGACAGGGCTAGAGGATGCGCTTCAAAGCCTCAATGGCCTGCTCAGTAAGCTGGAGAACACAGTTGTTCATATTGCGGTGTTTGGCCTGGTGGGGCGGGGCAAATCTTCTATTTTGAATGCCCTGTTGGGTCAGGAGATTTTTGAGACTGGCCCTACGCATGGCGTGACTCAGCACGTGGAAAGCACCCGCTGGCAGGTTAATCGGGAGGCCCTAGGCGATCATCCTGAGCAGGACTTGGTCAGGGTATCACTTAAGAGCATCGGCAATTCGCGCATTGAGCTAATCGATACACCTGGTTTGGATGAAGTTGCCGGTGCTGCTAGAGAGGCGCTGGCCCGACAGGTTGCCCATCAGGTAGATCTGATTCTATTTGTCACTGCTGGAGACTTGACTCGGGTAGAGTATGAGGCGCTGCGATCGCTGCGAGAAGCCAGCAAGCCGATTCTGCTGATTTTCAACAAGGTCGATCAGTACCCTGAGGCCGATCGGCAGATGATTTACGAAACGCTGCGAGACCAGCGGGTGCGAGATCTGATTTCCCCCGATGAAATCGTCATGACTGCGGCGGCTCCCCTAGTAGCGCGGGCTCTAGAACAGCCGGATGGGCGAACGGTGCCCCAGCTGCGTCGGGGTGCACCCCAGGTGCAGGATCTCAAGCTCAAGATCTTGGACATTCTGCACCGGGAGGGCAAGTCTCTGATTGCGCTCAATACGCTGATCTACGCCAATGAGGTGAATGAGCAAATCTTGGAGCGGAAGCGGCAGATTTGCGATCGCATCGCCGATGAGACCATCTGGAATGCAACCATGATCGGCGCGATGGCGATTGCACTCAACCCAATCATGATGGTCGATCTGATCAGCGGAGCCGTGATTGACGTGGTGCTGATTGTGGCCCTGTCTCGGCTCTACGGTCTACCGATGACCCAGCAGGGGGCGCTGCGCCTGCTCCGGCAAATTGCCCTGGGGTTGGGCGGTATTTCGATTAGCGAGTTTCTAATTACCTTTGGGCTTAGCTCTCTCAAGGGCTTGCTAGGAGCCTCAGCGGTCGCTACAGGCGGGCTGTCCCTCGCCCCCTATATTCCAATCGCAATTACCCAAGCGGCGGTTGCAGGCGTCTCTACCTACAGCGTTGGCCAAGTGACAAAAGCTTACCTGACCAACGGGGCCTCTTGGGGAGTGGATGGCCCTAAAGCGGTCGTGAGCCAGATTCTAGAGTCCTTAGATGAAGACTCGATTCTCAACCGCATCAAGGATGAGCTGAGGGCAAGGTTGGATTTGCGGGCTAGAAGACCTTAG
- a CDS encoding glycosyl hydrolase family 8: MAVCLGLLGCSQEGPPTAANPLDEDLAPTVETAINLAGEQPGRDPAALSTDALLQESWAAYRQRFIQADGRVIDWEGNARTVSEGQAYALLRAVMADDPATFELTLQWAESNLRREGSAQGDSLWAWKWGQGEDGSWGVIDGNFASDADIDAATALILAARRWNRPDYEALAQEKLADLWDFSTLMLPAVEAQNSLRYLLPGPLQAFQPSPGKVYLNPSYLAPYAFRLFAQVDPDRNWAALVESSYRVLNQTKDLSPQGLPGDWVVLEMATQQLAPVGRNSTLKSHYGFDAYRVWWRIALDAAWFGEPRADRFLTEHLGYLKTQWESQKNIPAVLDLKGQALVDYEATAQYAMLYPAFLRIEPQIAESLRREKLLTAYRQGIWDNNDAYYVQNLAWLGLFPAERLPASLLKGTP, translated from the coding sequence TTGGCTGTCTGCTTAGGTCTGCTGGGCTGTAGCCAAGAGGGGCCTCCAACGGCAGCTAACCCTCTTGATGAAGACCTCGCACCTACAGTTGAAACCGCAATCAACCTCGCTGGAGAGCAGCCTGGTAGAGACCCGGCAGCCCTCTCTACCGATGCTTTGCTGCAGGAGAGTTGGGCTGCTTACCGGCAGCGCTTTATTCAGGCCGATGGGCGAGTAATCGACTGGGAGGGCAACGCCCGTACCGTTTCAGAGGGACAGGCGTATGCCCTGCTGCGAGCTGTGATGGCAGACGACCCCGCCACCTTTGAACTGACTCTGCAATGGGCTGAAAGCAACCTGAGGCGAGAAGGGAGTGCTCAGGGCGACAGCCTATGGGCTTGGAAATGGGGGCAGGGCGAGGACGGTTCTTGGGGTGTTATCGACGGTAACTTCGCCAGCGATGCCGATATTGATGCTGCTACAGCCTTGATTCTGGCAGCTCGGCGCTGGAACCGTCCAGACTACGAGGCTTTGGCCCAGGAAAAGCTGGCTGACCTCTGGGACTTCTCCACTCTAATGCTGCCTGCAGTGGAAGCTCAGAACTCCCTCAGATATCTTTTGCCCGGCCCTTTGCAGGCATTTCAACCCAGCCCTGGCAAGGTCTATCTCAACCCCTCCTACCTAGCTCCCTATGCCTTTCGCCTCTTTGCTCAAGTTGATCCAGACCGGAACTGGGCCGCTCTAGTCGAGAGTAGCTACCGCGTATTGAACCAAACCAAAGACCTCTCTCCTCAGGGCTTACCTGGGGATTGGGTCGTTTTGGAAATGGCGACACAGCAGCTAGCACCCGTCGGCAGAAACAGCACTCTGAAAAGCCACTATGGCTTTGATGCCTACCGGGTCTGGTGGCGAATAGCGCTAGATGCCGCCTGGTTTGGAGAACCTAGAGCCGACCGCTTTTTGACCGAACACCTGGGCTATTTAAAGACCCAGTGGGAGAGCCAAAAAAACATTCCAGCCGTGCTGGATCTCAAGGGGCAGGCCCTCGTAGATTACGAAGCGACTGCCCAATACGCCATGCTCTACCCAGCTTTTCTACGGATAGAACCACAGATTGCTGAAAGTCTACGCCGAGAAAAGCTGTTAACTGCCTACCGCCAAGGAATTTGGGATAACAACGATGCCTACTATGTGCAAAACCTGGCCTGGCTGGGCCTATTTCCAGCTGAACGTCTGCCCGCCTCCCTATTAAAGGGAACCCCTTGA